The sequence TCTACGACATTGTGTCATTTGCTATTGCAATGTATGACTAATATATTTGGCTTTGTGATCCaatgaaaaactttttattattctcGGCATTACATTACTATTAGTTCATTGGAACAGTAGGTTTGGTCTGCAAGTCTAAGCTAAGCTTTTTCATTGGAACAGTTACATTGTATGACTAAACTTTTTCTGCAAGTCTAAGCTTGGACTTTGGACAATTACATTGGAACAGTAGGTTTGGTCTTAATTATTACCATGGATGGACCtattttctgcttttttttttttggttgaaaattttacaCTCTACTAGTCCAACTATAATGCCATTATGAACTAGGccacatatatataaatctatAGTATCTGACCCTTGGGTTATGGTGAAAGCTTTCAGCTATCTGGAAAAATGTCTGGCTgttgttttatgttttcaattaCACAATTGCTACAATTCTCTTTGTCTTAGCAATCAGAAGTTGCTCCAATTATGATTTATATTATAGTGTTAAGCTCGTGCTGGATCTCTTATTTGTTCCCCTAAAACTGTGTATCTTGAACCTATGCATTAAGTGCTAGATTATTCTATATAGAATTTAAGACTGCATagtttttagtattattttgaTTGTGTGTTTGAGTTTAACCTTTATTTCCCTGTAGGTTCCAGGGTTTCCTTCATTGCGTCGGAATCTTTTACGTCTTTCACCCAGGTATAAGCTTCAAGATATTCTGTTCATTTTGGGTGCTCTTAAATATGAGTGATTATAAATACATTTGAAACTATATTTTACTGCATTGGTGATAggatttttctttatcttttctcaGATTGGCCAGCCTGCCAGAAGAGGTAAAGAAGGAACTTGAAGATCCTCATAGCAGGTAACATATTTTGCTTCTTAAGTCTTCTTAACTCCAAAATTTCACTTCTACTCTTTGTTTCCTATCAAATCCTTTCTGCTCAGCGGCTTAAATTTGGTtggtttgaaaataaatatagttGCTACTGTCACTCTGTGGTAATTCTACGCGTAGACAAAGAGGTTATTTTAACCTGTTacttttaaaatgtaaattttctggctactctacaaatataaagattgttctcattctcattaattgattttattgattCTAGAATTTATCATGGTTACTTACATTTTTCAAACATCCCAACTGAGGTCCTGATAGTTGTAAGTAACACTGTTATAATATTAAACACTTTTCTTAGGGATACTATCTGCAGATGTGTATTATTCTTGAATTAAGAATTacaataagaatttttttacttctacagctaatttattttgttactttGGTTACCATGTTTCATTCCTTTTACTCTAATAATTATCGTATGCATCTGATATATGCATCCTCTCGCTCACAGTGTGGGCCCCACATGGCTGTGGGAGAGAGGATGCATGAGAAACATTCTCCTATTACTCATCATCCACTTGTAGGTACAACTTTGGATGGAGCCATGGGAAAGAGAAGCTTGAATCTGGGAAGCCTGGTAAAACTGACTACATCTTAAATTACAGAACACTATAAGAAGTTTATATTTATCTGTGAATGAAGTATGTAAATGAGATTCAGTATATGGCATATATGCTCTAATTATGTGTCACATTTCTCCGACCTTTTGATCCTTTTAATTGTTAGTTTTATTTGTGTaatttatgtatatgtatattttttttttgtgcagaTTTGTTGAAAGGCTCTTTTTATGCAAATCCAATATTAGATAGGCCTACTACGGAGGCATCTCTGATCCAAAGGTAAAAGCAGCTAAGATTATGTTTCATTATTTGTACTCCATTCTAGATCTGTTTGCATGCTTAAACATTGAGTATAAAAAACATGGTTATCTATCTGCCCAGATTTTCACCCACAATCTGTCTTGTAGGTATCCATCATACTGTGGGTCAAATATATGGCCTGATAGTGCGTTGCCAGAACTTGAagtgggtatgtgctcaatgatattttttttctttgcaattgTGATGCTAAagtttttttgataggtaagcaGTGCAATTATACTAATCagagaaaaatataaactttGAGTTTACGATGATGAACACAAGGGaacaaagaaaaacacaatACAAGAATATGAAGTGACTGGTCTAAGAGAAACTAGGAACTCAAGAGTGGACAAACAATTAGAAGAACCCCCAACACCTTGACCTATCAAAAAGAGTGTGCTGGCACCCGATTTTAATTGATCCAAGGAGATTTCGGTGTCCTTAAACAAACAATGATTCCTCTCTTTCCAaacaatccacatcaaacaACCCGTTGCCATGTTCCAAATATCCGAGCCATGCTTCCCAAACCAATTCCTCCAATAAACCAATAAAGTCACAATAGAACTTGGCATGACCCAATGAATcctagatatataaaaaatatccaCCCACAAAGCATGGACAACATCACAATAAAGTAAAAGATGATCCACTAATTCCCCATTACTTcgacacatacaacaccaattcaCTAATGGCAATCCCCTCATAAGATTATCCAACTAAGGATTTGACCTAGAGTTGCTGTCCACATAAAGAACACAATTCTTTTAGGAACTTTAATAGTCCAAATACCATTCCAAGGAAATGAGAAATTAGCGGCACCCCGAATCTCCTAGTAAAAAGACCAAGTATCAAACTTGCCACTTTCTTTCAAACACCAATGCAACTTATCACTCCCCTCACCCCTTGAAACCCGAGAATAAATATGATCAAGAAAATAGAATACTGCCTCTAATTCCCAATGATGAAAATCTCCATGAAATCTCGAGTTCCAACTCCTATGATCCCCATCCACTTGGTGGCCCAAAATATCAAAGATAAAAGCTTCCTTATCACCTAAGCACTCAAAAAGATCAAGGTAAAGGAATTTAAGAGGAGTATTCCTAGATCACCATTCATACTAAAAATGAACACGGTTACCATCTCCAACTCCAAAAGCCAAATGTTAAGAAAATCTATTCCAACCTGCTCTTATACTACACCATAAGCCACACCCATGATCCCTTCTACTGACTTTAGTACTCCACCCCCCTGTCCTCCCCATATTTGGTGGCAATAACCCTCTGCCGTAAAAGAAATATTTCATGCCTAGACCTCCATAACCATTTTGCTAGCAATGCTTGATTAAAATACACAATCTTCCTAACCCCCAAACCACCCACCTCAATGGGTGAACAAACCTTGTCCCATGCCATCAAGGGGTATTTAAAACCCTTCTTTGAAGTCCCCCACAAGAAATTCCTCTGAATTCTTTCCAATCTATCAACCACAGATTTAGGGATGGTAAACAACAATAAATAGATTGGAAGGCTTGACAAAGTAATCTTCAACAAAGTGAGCCTACCTCCCTTTGATAAATGGGGTTGCTTCCAACCCAAAACTTTCTCttccatcttctccaaaatgGGATTCCAAATAGAAGTTTCCTTAAATGAAGCACCCGAAGGCAAacccaaatatttcattggCAAATGACCCACCCTGCAAGGAAGAATACTAGCTAAATCATTCAAATTACTCACCTCCCTAATAGGAACAATTTCACTTTTCCCCACATTAAACTTCAATCCAGTAATTGCTTGGAAACATCTCAGAGCCATCCTAATGTAAAACAATTGTTCCttgaaaaaattgcaaaataagaCAGTGTCATCAGCAAAAAGAAGTTGTGAAATACTCACTCCTGAGTTATTGAGCCCCACATGAAAGCCACATATTAAACCACCCACGTCagttttcttcaaaattattCTGCATGTATGGTGGACTGGTGGTTGTATTTTCTGATGTTGTTTGACAATTCATATGATACGTAAATGTAAAACTTTTGAGGATCCTCTGAACTACAGTTGTTGCGAGCTAATGTTGCCCACAAGTAGGCACTTATCCACCTAATGATACAATATGCATTATCATGATGCTACAACCATCTGAGTCATTTTGGCACCAAAAGACTGTCATATATTGTCCTCAGTCATATATTTGTTAGTAAATCATTGTAATATTGTCCATGCTTTGTCCACTGGTTTTTCTGGAGTAGTCAGTTTATGGTTTTCCTTGTGTTAAAATTCATGCATGTTCTTATTGAGtactacttttttatttgactAAGTAAAAGCTGGTGTTTGTAGAAGATACTGGTCCCTGAAGGTGTCACTCTAAAAAGGTTTCtcataaaaattcatatttttaatgtttatccATGCTAAACTTTATGAATAAACAGTTTgcaactattttttatttcacgtgcatgttttcttctttcttgttttaCTTGTTTTTATATCTTCTCTCTGTTTTAGAAAGTTAATGTGTTTTATGCACTTATTGATCCTTTGGCAGATCATCATAGGTTGAGGTAGTGATTCATGATGCATGGTTTTTGTAAACTCTTAGTTTCCCTGAATATTGCATGATTATATGATTGATAATCATCTATCTTCATTTGTAGCCTTCAAAGCTCTTGGAAAGCTGATCTTTGATGTTGGGTTGATTCTGGCATATCACTGCGACCGATACGGTATGCTTTTCTACACATAAACAGAAAGTTATTTTTTGGCCATGCTAGGCACTGACTTGAAACATCATTCAGCGCTACCCAAGCACATTGCCAACTGTAGCTTTCTTGTTGctcttgcctttttttttttttcctctccagTTAAACTATTTTGAACTATAATATGTGGTGGTTGTTCTGTATAAAGTGGTGTGATCTATAGTGACCTGTTCAATTTTTTATGATACTTGATTAGTATCTAAAGGGGTGAATATGCATGAGGATGAAGGCCTTGAAAAGATACTTCTTCGTTCTCGGTGCCATAAAGGGCGTctgctttattattttccagCACAAGAGAGGtgattttatttaatctttctcatctattccccccccccccccccccaaacataGCAGGTTAACTTAATGGGCCAAAGAGATCCTTATAATTTTGTAGTCACCATTTTCTGTCAGGCTTGTTAGCATTTTGATCAATTATGTGGCTACATCAAGAAGGATAAAGAAATTAACATGTTTGAAATTAGGAAATACATATACTCAAACTTCCTTAAGTTATCTCCCGGCTGTACAATTTCTTATAAACTGTGTAATGTACACATCTTCTAGAAATTAGCATGCGCTTCTTTCTGGTGGAAGCTCTAGCAAGATACTACAGCAGGGCCCGCGTATGGTATCTTAGTTTTGTGAAGTTCTTAAACTgagataccaaaaaaaaaaaaaaaaaactataatgtGATAGTGCATACTGTGCATATGTTGAAGTGAATGTCAATATCTTGACGGGCAAGATCATTGAAGGTAGTGAAAGGCTAACATTTGGCCTAAGAAATTGGTCATGTAATTAGCGAAAACTTTCCTTCTAAATTGTTGTTCACTTAgctgttattttttttctctagctCCTTTAAGTTTTATGGGTCTTTTAAGTGATTCATATTCAGCTATATGATGGAGTTTTTGGTTTCAATCTCGCTCAGGAAATTCCAAGTAtaagactaatttttttttcttttttttgtgggcTTAATGTTGAGTTGATGAGACAGCAATCATATTTGGGCAATTGGATGGAAAATAATGCATATTTAGAATTAGTGTTAGttccatagtttttttttttttttttttaaataataaaaaataaaataaccccAAAGACGACTTTCAGATCTAGTTTTGGTCCTTTTGGACATAAATCTTATactgaaaaaaaattataatacactaggcatggcttttttttttaatatataataaatagtGCTTGATAATatctgttaaaaaaatttacttataaATGGTGGGAATTGTTAAAATGTGTTTCTAAGATAGAATAGTTGGTTTTTGCTTCAACTTGCAGTAATTGTACCCAAGATGGTGACTCCATTTCATCCTGGTGCGGGTGGCATACAGACCATGCTTCACTGACAGGTGATTGATTTTCTGGTCATCCACTTAAATCATTTCTTTCTTACTGTGGCTTATGAGCTGCACTGCtcattaatttgttatttgcaCAAGACATATAATTGTGTAGTGCATTTGTACTACATCTCTCCTGTTTCCAATATGTTTGTTTAACAtgaacataataataaaatctctTCATTATATTGATGGCAtaaaagatattattttcttaGAACACCTATACTAGAGTAGTTATTCTTTCATTATGTCTAATTTCTGCTTCAATTTAATATGTAGGTCTGACCTGTGGCATGTTTATGAAAGATGGTGTAGAATTACCTTGCCCTGGTAGTGCTGCCGGACTTTATATTAAAACACGAACTGACCAAATTGTCAAAGTATGAAATTCCAGTAATGCAAGAGACAACCAATGATGACAAATGTTTATCATTGCTTGTTTCAAATTTCTATTACATTTATTCTAGGAGTTGTAGCTTTccttttatttgaaattatacTGATCAATATCGCTGGATGGCATGTATCTTCACTTGATCTTTCAAAGATGTAGAAATTTAGGGtaaattggttaaaattttcttaaagtatCAGTGCATCATAAAATGTCATTGAGTGCTATAACGAAAACATACATTCTGAACAAATACATGAAACATAGGCAGTGAAGCCACTTAGTACAACTTGAAAATTTCTGTGTAGATAATGTGGATAGTTTAGACATTTCAGAGTGAAATTGATGCAAGGAGCACCAAAGTCAAAAGAgtatttattattgattttaatttggaagcatGCGTGGATGGTGCATGTATGCTTAGCTGAAATTGTTGAATTGTTTTTCAAAGCAAGATCGATCTGTGGCAATTTTGCCTCAGCATTTCCCTATTTATGTAATCCCTGAACCCTATAAAACTAGGGCTCTTGTAATGGTGAAATTAGTATGATTTTGAACAAGGATTTTATGAGTAGAGAATGACCTCCTATTTTGTTTGGTGGTGATGCCTAAGGTTTGCAAGCAGATTCTAGGTGGTGAAGCTTAAATTTGTGCTGTTTATCCTTTTGTTACTCTTTAATCTCTATTCTCCTATATGTCCTGCATCAGAAATTCCCTAGGTCTCAAGAAACCTGTTATCCTGAAGTGATTTGGAATACAAAGAACCGTAAGGAGTTAAAAAAGTGATGAAAACATGAGCTGGAGTGCACAATCAACATAAgttatatttcattttcaaatgtTGCTCCTCCATTGACCTTGAGGCAAGGATGAAGAGACTTGACTTTAAAAGCATATGAATGTGGAGAAGATAAAATGCAtcagaaaatagagaaaatgcCCCATAATGAATCACAAAAGCAAAATTGAGATAAATTCTCTTCATTCAACCATGAAATCTGCCTAACATACAGCATATAGTGAGTTTGTGCAGTTTGGGAGTAATCAAATTCAGTGAGAACTCTTTTCAGGATGGTTCATTAAACTTCTTTTTCCTTACCTTTCTCTGCTTGaatctgaaatttttaactttgCCTTATATGTATTACCACTAGATGATGAATGCTTCATAAGCGTGGAAACTTGAATAACTTACAACTATTATGCTTTATAGGACTGGATATGGATATGGTTATTTATAGTAACTTGGGTTCTTTTTATGTATTAGGCTGTATTTGGAGAAGATGACATAGCATACCAAATTGGTGAAACTACTGAAATACTTTCAAGAGGTTATCTTTGTGCAACACCTCATTGTGTTCAGGTACTTTCTGTCATTGCATTATCGTATGTGTTGGAAAGATTTCAGTATAACTTAGTTATATACATGAGTATGTACATGCACATGCTGGTGTATATCTTACTGTATGCTTCtatatttttccaaactttTAAGCTTCAGAAATTGAGTCTAAATGTAACAACTCCAAATATGCAAAACGGTGTTATTTTTGTGGAATCTGAGACATGAAAATGGGATTTGTTGAATcacttttgaaagaaaatcatgaaaattttctatttcCTTCCTGTACTTTGAGGTTCTCTCATTTCTCTAAATATGATAGTAAAATGTTATCATGATGATGTATTGATGTACGTATGTCTGCGTAATGCACAGCTCTCTTGCTTGTGTCTGGTTTCTGTTGATATTGTACACATCAATATAAGGAGGGTGGTCCTATCATACTGTTGGTGGAGCATGGTTGCTTCTTTAACTTGAACAAGTTTCCAGTTTACTtgaaactagtcgctaactcatgctatgcacgggaacttacctatttgtgaggttgactaaaataattttataaaatcttaaattgattaagaaactacaccattgcatgatttgctcttgtatgactttaatttgtgttacaatttgatgaagaaggcattgcttgaacgtgcaatggcttacaaaaaatttgttagacAATTTTATATGCTGCaaaaatataactcaaaaattcagatatgaaaacttctgaaagaccaaaaaatattaaaaaattagatgattcactgcttaaaaattattgaaaatatatatatatatatatatatgactaaacaatagagaaatataagaaaaagatgggttacattttaaagaataatttcaattattgcaagcttttttatcttgtaaaaaacggttaaagagagtttggtggttcatgtatgagaattatttttaaaaaaatacatgaaaatccataaaataaaaattgggatttgcatttcttttatagtgttcatgattaacctcgtaaatttggaaataaattatcaacgtttgagtttgagtttaaattggacttgttagagagatagagtttcactccttattaagttttgattaaacaaaaataattttgtttaaaaaaaatgataatgatgagtttgagtttaagttggacttgttagagagataaagTGTTACTCCTTTTTAAGTtgggactaaacaaaaataattttatttaaataaaatgataattttatttaaatattgtgctgacgtagaaaattgtgagagtttcagagatttcggttttatatgtatatatatatagagagagagataatagcAGAACCATTTTCTACCATAGGTGTAGGAGTTTGGATACAATAATAGGTGGTGATTAGCATGGCGTGGAGCTGAATTCAGTTACATGTTGTGTTCATTAGGTTTGAGGACCAAATATCTTGCACCATTCTTTTAGACCAATGCACAATTATGTTGAAGTTGTGGAAAATGTCCTGTTTATTGTTTCTGTTTAATTCCTTTTGTCAAATTGTCCAATAAAAATATGTCTTGTCAATTATTGCTATTAGGCACCTAAAGGACAGAAGGCTTCTGGTATCGACCGATCAACATTTGCATTATTCATGCAACCAGACTggtatatttattaataaatcaaaaaaattgac is a genomic window of Quercus lobata isolate SW786 chromosome 2, ValleyOak3.0 Primary Assembly, whole genome shotgun sequence containing:
- the LOC115976974 gene encoding uncharacterized protein LOC115976974; protein product: MSSHLSSSLLYKNHLVPAGFHSPSPSNRHFSRQITCLEMSCSSQTPFPTLKTVTISYTELKNKRADLSLKIEEGFGPSGLGILSITDVPGFPSLRRNLLRLSPRLASLPEEVKKELEDPHSRYNFGWSHGKEKLESGKPDLLKGSFYANPILDRPTTEASLIQRYPSYCGSNIWPDSALPELEVAFKALGKLIFDVGLILAYHCDRYVSKGVNMHEDEGLEKILLRSRCHKGRLLYYFPAQESNCTQDGDSISSWCGWHTDHASLTGLTCGMFMKDGVELPCPGSAAGLYIKTRTDQIVKAVFGEDDIAYQIGETTEILSRGYLCATPHCVQAPKGQKASGIDRSTFALFMQPDWDESLNFPEEVHIHKELISSSGALTFGEYTEKLLDKYYHSKT